In the Duncaniella freteri genome, one interval contains:
- the murB gene encoding UDP-N-acetylmuramate dehydrogenase produces MITTRQNFELSSVTTFAIPAKCGCYIEYDCPEDIPFILSTLRPDVDFIHIGGGSNLLFTSDFPGVVVHSAIKGIEVIDETPSEVKVMVGAGEKMDDFILWACDRRLWGIENLSGIPGEVGASAVQNVGAYGSEAADAIVEVNAYDREREEFVTIECNDCHYGYRDSIFKRQELRGCMIIHSVVYRLSKEPKPNINYPALKHLFPTPPSTPSQVREAVINVRNSKLPDPTEVPSAGSFFKNPVVSNEQLEHVIEVEGNDSFPHFNTEGGWKIPAAWLIDRCGWKGHRSGNVAVWHLQPLVIINPDRNATASEVLDLENAIKASVRERYGITLNPEVEHI; encoded by the coding sequence ATGATTACTACGCGACAAAATTTCGAGTTATCATCCGTGACCACATTTGCTATTCCAGCAAAATGCGGCTGCTATATCGAGTATGACTGCCCTGAGGATATCCCGTTCATACTCTCCACTTTACGCCCTGACGTTGACTTCATTCATATCGGAGGAGGCAGCAATCTGCTATTCACATCCGATTTCCCTGGGGTTGTGGTCCACAGCGCGATCAAAGGGATAGAAGTGATTGACGAGACACCATCGGAAGTAAAGGTCATGGTCGGTGCCGGAGAAAAAATGGACGATTTCATCCTATGGGCTTGTGACCGCCGGCTTTGGGGCATAGAGAACCTGTCAGGAATCCCCGGAGAAGTGGGAGCATCTGCTGTGCAGAATGTTGGGGCATATGGCTCGGAAGCAGCCGATGCCATTGTTGAAGTCAATGCCTACGACCGAGAAAGGGAGGAATTTGTGACAATAGAATGCAACGATTGCCATTACGGCTATCGTGACTCAATATTCAAGCGACAGGAATTGCGGGGATGCATGATAATACACTCCGTTGTCTACAGGCTTTCAAAAGAACCGAAACCCAATATCAACTATCCCGCACTCAAGCACTTATTCCCCACCCCACCTTCCACTCCTTCACAAGTGCGCGAGGCGGTGATCAATGTTCGTAATTCCAAGCTCCCCGACCCCACTGAAGTGCCGAGCGCAGGAAGTTTCTTTAAGAACCCTGTGGTCAGCAATGAGCAACTGGAGCATGTAATCGAAGTGGAAGGCAACGACTCATTCCCTCACTTCAATACCGAAGGTGGCTGGAAAATTCCGGCAGCGTGGCTGATTGACCGATGCGGGTGGAAAGGACATCGGTCCGGCAATGTGGCTGTATGGCATCTGCAACCACTGGTGATTATAAACCCTGACCGCAACGCTACAGCTTCAGAGGTATTGGATCTCGAAAATGCTATCAAAGCGTCTGTCAGAGAGAGATATGGCATCACATTGAATCCAGAAGTTGAACACATCTGA